A window of the Nibribacter ruber genome harbors these coding sequences:
- the dnaB gene encoding replicative DNA helicase: MEEMKTKATRGKAPWTPKQTVSPGLGKLPPQALELEEAVLGALMLEKDALTAVIDLLKPQSFYKDAHQRIFKAILSLFDKSEPIDILTVTQELREQGELEFVGGAYYVTQLTTRVNSAANIEFHARIITEAAIKRDLISISSEVLGRAYEDTTDVFDLLDSTEAKLFEVSESNIRKNFDDMQSLMHKAIKELEAKKSQKEGLTGVPSGFNALDRVTSGWQQSDLIILAARPAMGKTAFVVSAMRNAAVDFSKGVAIFSLEMSSIQLVNRLISAEAELDSEKIKKGNLADYEWTQLNHKITRLSQAPIFIDDTPGLSIRELRTKCRRLKAQHGIQMIIIDYLQLMSGNAEGSKGGGNREQEIASISRALKQLAKELSVPVIALSQLSRAVETRGGDKKPMLSDLRESGSIEQDADMVLFLYRPEYYGITEDEMGNPTQGVGEVIIAKHRNGEVGSVALKFIGKYTKFGNLEDGFGGGPGFDGGSGFPTSDFDSPASGSGPNTIRLGSKMNDGGSGFPPSGFDDAPPF; encoded by the coding sequence ATGGAGGAGATGAAAACGAAAGCGACCAGAGGCAAGGCACCTTGGACCCCCAAGCAGACCGTGTCCCCGGGTTTAGGAAAGCTTCCGCCCCAGGCCTTGGAGCTGGAGGAAGCCGTGTTGGGTGCGCTCATGCTGGAAAAAGACGCCTTGACGGCCGTAATTGACCTGTTAAAGCCACAAAGTTTTTACAAAGACGCGCACCAGCGCATATTCAAGGCCATTCTGAGCCTCTTCGACAAATCAGAACCCATTGATATTTTGACGGTTACGCAAGAACTGCGCGAACAGGGCGAACTGGAGTTTGTGGGCGGCGCCTACTACGTGACCCAGCTCACCACCCGCGTTAACTCGGCGGCCAACATAGAGTTCCACGCCCGTATCATTACAGAGGCGGCCATCAAACGGGACCTCATCAGCATCTCTTCTGAAGTGTTAGGACGGGCCTATGAAGACACCACCGACGTGTTTGATCTGCTGGACAGCACAGAGGCCAAGCTGTTTGAGGTGTCTGAGAGCAACATTAGGAAGAACTTTGACGACATGCAGTCTTTGATGCACAAAGCCATCAAGGAACTGGAAGCCAAGAAAAGCCAGAAAGAAGGCTTGACGGGGGTACCAAGCGGTTTCAATGCCCTAGACAGGGTTACTTCGGGCTGGCAACAGTCTGACTTGATTATTCTGGCGGCTCGTCCCGCCATGGGTAAGACGGCGTTCGTGGTAAGTGCCATGCGCAACGCCGCCGTAGACTTTAGCAAAGGCGTGGCCATTTTCTCTCTGGAGATGTCCTCTATTCAGCTGGTGAATCGTTTGATTTCTGCCGAGGCCGAGTTGGACTCTGAGAAAATCAAGAAGGGTAACCTGGCAGATTATGAGTGGACCCAGCTGAACCACAAGATCACCAGACTGAGCCAGGCGCCTATCTTTATTGATGACACGCCGGGCCTTTCCATCAGGGAGTTGCGTACCAAATGCCGCCGCCTAAAAGCGCAGCATGGCATCCAGATGATCATCATTGACTACCTGCAGCTCATGAGCGGCAACGCCGAAGGCAGCAAGGGTGGCGGGAACCGTGAACAGGAAATTGCGTCTATCTCGCGGGCATTGAAGCAGTTAGCTAAGGAATTGAGCGTGCCGGTGATTGCGCTTTCACAGTTGAGCCGTGCCGTGGAAACCCGTGGCGGCGACAAGAAACCAATGCTCTCAGATTTACGTGAATCTGGTTCTATTGAGCAGGATGCCGACATGGTACTGTTCCTGTACCGTCCTGAATACTACGGCATCACTGAGGACGAGATGGGCAATCCAACGCAGGGTGTGGGCGAGGTAATTATTGCCAAGCACCGGAACGGGGAAGTGGGCAGCGTGGCCTTGAAGTTCATTGGCAAGTATACTAAGTTCGGAAACCTGGAAGACGGCTTCGGGGGTGGACCCGGGTTTGATGGCGGCAGTGGCTTCCCAACTTCAGACTTTGACAGCCCCGCATCAGGCAGCGGACCCAACACCATACGGTTAGGCAGCAAGATGAATGACGGTGGCAGCGGTTTCCCTCCATCGGGTTTTGATGACGCTCCTCCTTTCTAA
- a CDS encoding UDP-N-acetylmuramate--L-alanine ligase, with protein sequence MSTTAYQHIHMIAIGGSIMHNLALALHRKGLKVTGSDDEIFEPAKGRLAADGLLPEAEGWFPEKLHSKPDAVIVGMHARPDNPELLYAQEHNIPIFSFPEFIYEQSKNKQRIVIAGSHGKTSITSIILHVLKYHNRLFDFAVGAQLEGFDLMVKLTEDAPIIIIEGDEYLSSPIQRVPKIHKYHHHIGVISGISWDHINVFPTEENYREQFKIFVDMTPKAGTLIYNQDDEQVQEVCVPNNSDVNYIGYTIHEHKIKKSGKTILKTKKDDVEIQLFGEHNLRNISAAKEVCKQIGIKGQAFYEALATFKGAARRLEKIGENEHTLVYKDFAHAPSKLKATSEALKKQYTERELIACLELHTFSSLNKDFLPQYNGTFLSPDVKIVYFNPKTLEHKRMPALDPEDLKKAFGDDSIEVYTDSQKLKDYLLGTDWKNKNLLMMTSGNFGNLDLQQLADTITAS encoded by the coding sequence ATGAGTACAACAGCATACCAACACATTCACATGATTGCCATTGGCGGTAGCATTATGCACAACCTGGCCCTGGCATTACACCGCAAAGGCCTGAAAGTGACAGGCTCAGACGATGAGATCTTTGAACCCGCCAAGGGCCGCCTGGCCGCAGATGGTCTTTTACCTGAGGCCGAGGGCTGGTTCCCGGAGAAGCTGCATAGCAAGCCAGATGCAGTGATTGTGGGCATGCACGCGCGGCCAGACAATCCTGAGCTGTTGTATGCCCAGGAGCACAACATTCCCATCTTCTCGTTCCCCGAGTTCATCTATGAGCAGAGCAAGAACAAGCAGCGCATTGTGATTGCGGGTAGTCATGGCAAAACGTCCATCACGTCCATCATCCTGCACGTGCTCAAGTACCACAACCGCCTGTTTGACTTCGCCGTGGGTGCCCAGCTGGAAGGCTTTGACCTGATGGTGAAACTGACAGAAGATGCGCCTATCATCATTATTGAAGGCGACGAGTACCTCTCCTCTCCTATTCAGCGCGTACCTAAGATTCACAAATACCACCACCACATTGGCGTGATCTCAGGCATCAGCTGGGACCACATCAACGTGTTCCCCACCGAGGAAAACTACCGTGAGCAGTTTAAAATCTTCGTGGACATGACGCCCAAGGCCGGAACCTTGATCTATAACCAGGACGACGAGCAGGTACAGGAAGTGTGCGTGCCCAATAACAGTGACGTGAACTACATTGGCTACACCATCCATGAGCACAAAATCAAGAAGAGCGGCAAGACCATTCTCAAGACGAAGAAGGATGATGTAGAGATTCAGCTGTTTGGCGAGCATAACCTGCGCAACATCTCTGCCGCCAAAGAGGTCTGCAAGCAGATAGGCATCAAAGGCCAAGCATTTTATGAGGCGTTGGCCACCTTCAAAGGTGCCGCCAGAAGACTGGAGAAAATTGGCGAGAACGAACACACCTTGGTGTACAAAGACTTCGCGCACGCGCCTTCCAAACTAAAGGCCACTTCAGAGGCTCTGAAAAAGCAATATACAGAACGTGAACTCATTGCCTGCCTGGAACTGCACACTTTTAGTAGCTTGAACAAGGACTTTCTTCCGCAATACAACGGCACGTTTCTGTCGCCGGACGTGAAGATTGTGTACTTCAACCCGAAGACGCTGGAACATAAGCGCATGCCGGCCCTGGACCCCGAGGATTTGAAAAAAGCCTTCGGCGATGACAGCATAGAAGTGTACACCGACAGCCAGAAACTGAAGGACTACTTGCTGGGCACCGACTGGAAAAACAAGAACCTGCTGATGATGACCTCCGGCAACTTCGGGAATCTGGACCTGCAGCAGCTAGCCGACACCATTACCGCTTCTTAG
- a CDS encoding 3'-5' exonuclease, with translation MKLHLRKPIVFFDLETTGVDICKDRIVEISMLKVLPSGEEILKTKRVNPTIPIPIESSMIHKIYDDDVADCPTFAQLARGLDDFLKGCDLGGFNLIKFDIPLLAEEFLRVDMDFDIENRAIVDVCRIFHQMEQRTLSAAYKFYCDKTLENAHSAEADTIATYEILKSQLEKYEGMPLPGAEDQATFPVQNDMQQLHQFTFQKTADLSGRIVYNHAGVEVFNFGKHKNVSVADVLKKEPSYYDWMMKGDFPLYTKKVLTRIKLRGALQSTAF, from the coding sequence ATGAAATTACACCTACGCAAGCCTATTGTCTTCTTTGACCTGGAAACCACCGGCGTGGACATCTGCAAAGACCGCATTGTAGAGATTAGCATGCTCAAGGTGCTGCCCTCTGGCGAGGAAATCCTCAAAACCAAACGCGTCAACCCCACTATTCCCATTCCCATAGAGTCTAGCATGATCCACAAGATCTATGATGATGACGTGGCCGACTGCCCTACGTTTGCGCAACTGGCCAGAGGCTTGGATGATTTCCTGAAAGGCTGCGATTTGGGTGGTTTCAATCTCATCAAGTTTGACATTCCACTGCTGGCTGAAGAATTCTTGCGCGTAGACATGGACTTTGACATTGAGAACCGAGCCATTGTAGACGTCTGCCGCATCTTCCACCAGATGGAGCAGCGCACCCTCTCTGCCGCCTACAAGTTCTACTGTGACAAAACCTTAGAAAACGCCCACTCCGCTGAGGCAGACACCATTGCCACTTATGAGATTTTAAAGTCGCAGTTAGAAAAATACGAGGGGATGCCTTTACCCGGCGCTGAGGACCAGGCTACTTTTCCGGTGCAGAATGACATGCAGCAACTGCACCAGTTCACGTTCCAGAAGACCGCAGATTTGTCGGGCCGCATTGTCTACAACCACGCAGGCGTAGAAGTCTTCAATTTTGGCAAGCACAAAAACGTTTCTGTTGCTGATGTCCTCAAGAAAGAACCCAGTTACTATGACTGGATGATGAAAGGCGATTTTCCATTGTACACTAAGAAAGTCCTGACCCGCATTAAACTACGCGGCGCTCTGCAGTCCACGGCCTTTTAG
- a CDS encoding M48 family metallopeptidase: MNKLKSAMLAFIVLLTVGCSTVPITGRRQLSLVSDQEVIAMSFQAYDEVLKQSKLSTNAAQTAMVKRVGQRIQGAVERYMAQNGYSAQLEGYQWEFNLIQDDKQQNAFAMAGGKTAVYTGILPITKDEAGLAVVMGHEIAHAIAKHSNERISQQMAQQYGGAALGAVVGGRSGAAQEIANTVYGIGTGVGLLKYGRDQESEADQLGLIFMAMAGYNPEVAISFWQRMAAGGGSGTPEFLSTHPSNDTRISNIQKHMPEAKKYYNAR; this comes from the coding sequence ATGAATAAGTTAAAAAGTGCAATGCTTGCCTTTATAGTGTTGCTGACCGTTGGATGTTCTACCGTTCCCATCACAGGCCGTAGACAATTGTCTCTGGTAAGCGACCAGGAAGTAATTGCCATGTCTTTTCAAGCCTATGACGAAGTCTTGAAACAAAGCAAATTGTCTACCAACGCTGCCCAGACGGCCATGGTGAAACGCGTAGGCCAACGCATACAAGGCGCCGTAGAGCGCTATATGGCCCAGAACGGCTACTCTGCACAACTAGAAGGTTACCAGTGGGAGTTCAACCTAATCCAAGACGATAAGCAGCAAAACGCCTTCGCGATGGCCGGTGGCAAGACGGCAGTGTACACGGGTATCTTGCCCATTACCAAAGATGAAGCTGGTCTTGCCGTGGTAATGGGTCATGAGATTGCCCACGCCATTGCCAAGCACTCCAACGAACGCATTAGCCAGCAGATGGCCCAGCAATACGGTGGCGCCGCCTTAGGTGCTGTGGTAGGCGGCCGTTCTGGCGCTGCTCAGGAAATTGCCAACACCGTGTACGGGATTGGTACCGGCGTTGGGCTTTTGAAATACGGCCGCGACCAGGAGTCTGAAGCAGACCAGTTGGGCTTGATTTTCATGGCCATGGCCGGTTACAACCCAGAAGTAGCCATTTCTTTCTGGCAGCGCATGGCCGCCGGCGGTGGAAGCGGCACGCCTGAGTTCCTGAGCACGCACCCTAGCAATGACACGCGTATCAGCAACATTCAGAAGCACATGCCCGAAGCCAAGAAATACTACAACGCCCGCTAA
- a CDS encoding fumarylacetoacetate hydrolase family protein has translation MKILAIGRNYAEHIAELKNEVPDEPVIFFKPDTAILRNNEPFYYPDYSTDIHYEVELVLRVGKEGKNIQAKFADKYIDGLGIGVDFTARDLQSKAKAKGLPWTLAKGFNGSAPVSDMLPMENYPAWDNINFGLKVNGELKQQGNSGMMIHNFGAILAYMSRFITLKKGDLIFTGTPAGVGPIQIGDRLEAFVEDKTLLNFEIK, from the coding sequence ATGAAAATTCTAGCCATAGGACGCAACTACGCAGAGCACATAGCCGAACTAAAAAACGAGGTTCCGGATGAGCCTGTGATCTTTTTTAAGCCAGACACGGCAATTCTGCGCAACAATGAGCCGTTCTATTACCCAGACTACAGCACAGACATTCACTATGAGGTAGAGCTGGTGTTGCGCGTGGGCAAGGAAGGAAAAAATATTCAAGCCAAGTTCGCAGACAAGTACATAGACGGCCTGGGCATTGGCGTGGACTTCACCGCCCGCGACCTGCAATCCAAAGCCAAAGCCAAGGGACTGCCCTGGACGCTGGCCAAAGGTTTCAATGGCTCTGCCCCGGTGTCTGACATGCTGCCCATGGAGAATTACCCGGCTTGGGACAACATCAACTTCGGGCTGAAGGTGAATGGTGAGCTCAAGCAACAAGGCAACTCAGGCATGATGATTCATAACTTTGGGGCCATCCTGGCGTACATGTCGCGGTTCATCACGCTTAAAAAAGGCGATCTTATTTTTACCGGTACGCCAGCGGGAGTAGGCCCCATCCAGATAGGAGACCGGTTAGAGGCGTTTGTAGAAGATAAAACCTTACTGAATTTTGAGATTAAATAG
- a CDS encoding M23 family metallopeptidase, with protein MRLNSVRSLILAYLVGSGTWASAQAPTTPPAPASPQPVATSPLFFPIKPGTQNFLSGSMGEIRPNHFHGGIDIKTDGKIGLPVYAAESGYISRIKVSSYGYGWLIYITHPNGLVTTYAHLNHFTPAIGQYMVQVQYQKQAFDVDVTLPETQFPVKRGDIIAYSGNTGGSGGPHLHFEVRDKEDKLFNPLRYTFTEIQDNIAPTVYNFALVPQGIKSRVQGQFQRKMFTPVKQGNLYTIADTIPAAGLLGLEIQAIDKYDGALNQNGVQAMELTVNGETIYRHNIDGVPFELQRQVSAHINFPELKLSNKSFQRLYVADGNKLPIYETDISKGKFNIEAGKLYEVLVNLSDSYKNTSQLRFMMRGEDSGYYASGAPKVTTPKINYELAGSILKVTVADTAKTARNLDLYIGNYKYAVIPSYTTTAGSVYLYNLIGGLPDSVELTGTKTRFKFEQTIPPNTEMLYSNRYLDITFQKESLYDTLYLQTDHNAQDVFSINNPLTTLFKPAKVTIRPQNIPADKSKAAVYGLGWGKSSGFLGGVWEGDAITFSARDLGKFKVLSDTVAPTIKLVQKSPIQISFKVWDNLSGMASWRCEVNGQWLLLKWEHKNSTLTSERLDKTVPLSGDVVLTVKDAMGNEAVYRTKI; from the coding sequence TTGAGATTAAATAGCGTACGTTCCCTCATTTTAGCTTACCTGGTAGGCAGTGGTACCTGGGCAAGCGCCCAGGCCCCCACTACCCCGCCAGCCCCGGCCTCGCCGCAACCCGTGGCCACCAGTCCGTTGTTCTTCCCCATTAAACCCGGCACCCAGAACTTTTTGTCTGGCAGCATGGGCGAGATACGGCCCAACCACTTTCACGGGGGCATTGACATCAAAACCGATGGCAAGATTGGCCTTCCCGTCTACGCCGCCGAAAGTGGCTACATTTCGCGCATCAAAGTGTCTAGCTACGGCTACGGTTGGCTCATCTACATTACGCACCCCAACGGGCTGGTGACCACGTATGCCCACCTCAACCACTTTACGCCGGCCATTGGCCAATACATGGTGCAGGTGCAGTACCAGAAGCAGGCCTTTGACGTAGATGTGACCTTGCCAGAGACCCAGTTTCCGGTAAAGCGCGGCGATATCATTGCCTACTCGGGCAACACCGGTGGCTCTGGTGGCCCGCACTTGCACTTTGAGGTGCGTGACAAGGAGGATAAGCTGTTTAACCCGCTGCGGTATACGTTCACTGAGATTCAGGATAACATTGCGCCCACGGTGTATAATTTCGCGCTGGTGCCGCAGGGCATCAAATCACGGGTGCAGGGTCAATTCCAACGCAAGATGTTCACGCCGGTGAAACAGGGCAACCTCTATACTATTGCAGACACTATTCCGGCGGCCGGGTTGCTGGGTCTTGAGATACAGGCCATAGACAAGTATGACGGCGCTCTCAACCAGAACGGCGTGCAAGCCATGGAACTCACCGTGAACGGCGAAACCATTTACCGCCACAACATAGACGGCGTGCCGTTTGAACTGCAGCGCCAAGTGTCTGCCCATATCAACTTTCCAGAACTGAAGCTGAGCAACAAGTCCTTCCAACGCTTGTATGTAGCTGATGGAAACAAGCTGCCCATCTATGAGACCGACATCAGCAAAGGCAAATTCAACATTGAAGCAGGTAAGCTCTATGAAGTGCTGGTAAACTTGTCAGACTCATATAAGAACACCTCGCAGCTCAGGTTCATGATGCGCGGCGAAGATAGCGGCTATTACGCCAGCGGTGCGCCAAAGGTCACGACTCCCAAAATCAACTATGAATTAGCTGGAAGTATTTTAAAAGTAACCGTAGCCGACACCGCCAAAACCGCCCGCAACCTGGACCTTTACATTGGCAACTACAAGTATGCGGTGATACCGTCATATACCACCACGGCCGGCTCTGTGTATTTGTACAACCTCATTGGCGGGCTGCCCGATTCTGTGGAGCTGACCGGCACCAAAACCAGGTTCAAGTTTGAGCAGACCATTCCGCCCAACACAGAGATGCTGTACTCTAACCGGTACCTGGACATCACGTTCCAGAAAGAGTCTCTCTATGACACCTTATACTTACAAACTGATCACAACGCACAGGACGTGTTCAGCATCAACAACCCGCTCACCACGCTATTTAAACCAGCCAAGGTCACCATCCGGCCCCAGAACATTCCGGCAGACAAGTCTAAGGCTGCCGTGTATGGGTTGGGCTGGGGAAAATCCAGTGGATTTCTAGGCGGAGTTTGGGAAGGAGATGCCATTACCTTCTCGGCGCGTGATTTAGGAAAGTTCAAGGTCTTGAGCGACACAGTGGCTCCTACCATCAAATTGGTGCAGAAATCACCCATCCAAATCAGTTTCAAGGTCTGGGATAACCTGTCAGGCATGGCCTCCTGGCGCTGCGAGGTGAACGGCCAGTGGCTCCTGCTCAAATGGGAGCACAAAAACTCCACCCTTACCTCAGAGCGTTTAGATAAAACAGTACCTTTGTCTGGCGACGTAGTCCTCACGGTGAAAGACGCCATGGGCAACGAAGCCGTTTATCGGACTAAAATATAA
- the bcp gene encoding thioredoxin-dependent thiol peroxidase produces the protein MLEVGNVAPDFEVKDQDGNLVKLSDFRGKKVALYFYPKDDTSGCTAQACDLRDNYQSLLAKGYVVLGVSIDSEKSHQKFIQKYDLPFPLLADTEKEVVEKYGVWQEKSMYGRKYMGTMRYTFVIDEEGIIQDIIRKVDTKNHAAQLLK, from the coding sequence ATGCTAGAAGTTGGGAATGTAGCCCCGGATTTTGAGGTAAAAGACCAGGACGGAAACCTGGTGAAGCTGAGCGATTTCAGGGGCAAGAAGGTGGCCTTGTACTTCTACCCAAAAGATGACACCTCTGGCTGCACGGCCCAGGCCTGTGATCTAAGGGATAACTACCAATCACTTCTGGCAAAAGGATATGTGGTGTTGGGCGTGAGCATAGACAGTGAGAAATCACATCAGAAGTTCATCCAGAAATACGACCTCCCCTTCCCACTGCTGGCAGACACAGAGAAAGAAGTAGTAGAGAAATACGGCGTCTGGCAGGAGAAAAGCATGTACGGCCGCAAATACATGGGCACCATGCGGTACACGTTTGTGATAGATGAAGAGGGAATCATCCAGGACATCATCAGAAAGGTGGACACCAAGAACCACGCCGCCCAGTTGCTGAAATAA
- a CDS encoding transketolase has protein sequence MNPFNYTPEQLHDVAHQVRRDIVRMVHAVNSGHPGGSLGCTEFLVSLYFRVMDHNPTFNMDGTQEDLFFLSNGHISPVWYSVLARSGYFDVKELATFRKLNSRLQGHPATEEGLPGIRIASGSLGQGLSVATGAAQSKKMNNDDKLVYVLMGDGELEEGQVWEAAMYAAHHKVDNLIATVDYNGQQIDGPVDAVMSLGNLRAKWEAFGWKVLHCENGNDFVQLVPVLEQAKALTGHKQPIIILMNTQMGFGVDFMMGSHKWHGVAPNDAQLEQALVQLSETLNDY, from the coding sequence ATGAACCCATTTAATTACACGCCTGAGCAGCTGCATGATGTAGCGCACCAGGTACGCAGAGACATTGTACGCATGGTACACGCCGTAAACTCGGGGCACCCGGGCGGTTCTTTGGGCTGCACCGAATTTCTGGTGTCCTTGTACTTCAGAGTAATGGATCACAACCCAACCTTCAACATGGACGGTACCCAGGAGGACCTTTTCTTCTTGTCAAATGGTCACATCTCGCCGGTTTGGTACAGCGTGTTGGCCCGCTCTGGTTACTTTGACGTGAAAGAACTGGCTACGTTCCGTAAGCTCAACTCACGCTTGCAAGGCCACCCCGCCACCGAAGAAGGTCTGCCCGGCATCAGAATTGCGTCTGGTTCTTTGGGTCAAGGATTATCTGTGGCCACCGGTGCCGCACAGTCCAAGAAAATGAACAATGATGACAAATTAGTCTATGTCTTGATGGGCGATGGTGAATTGGAGGAAGGCCAGGTATGGGAAGCCGCCATGTACGCCGCCCACCACAAAGTAGACAACCTCATTGCCACCGTAGACTACAACGGCCAGCAGATTGACGGACCGGTAGACGCAGTTATGAGTTTAGGTAACCTGCGCGCCAAGTGGGAAGCCTTCGGGTGGAAAGTATTGCACTGTGAGAACGGTAATGACTTTGTGCAACTGGTACCTGTATTGGAGCAAGCCAAAGCCTTGACCGGCCACAAGCAACCCATCATCATCTTAATGAACACGCAAATGGGCTTCGGGGTGGACTTTATGATGGGTTCACACAAATGGCACGGCGTGGCACCAAACGATGCTCAGCTAGAGCAAGCCCTGGTACAGCTGTCTGAAACCCTGAACGACTACTAA